A stretch of the Oceanicola sp. D3 genome encodes the following:
- a CDS encoding ABC transporter permease has product MKKFDFLLGPGFILALLAALELACRSGLISPFMVPAPTVVLAALAQMVANGQVLSPLGYTIYLLLSGFALAVVSGIGFGLAMGVSNRLFYLFEPLVEMLRPIPKPALLPPLMLFLGFGAEMKIFVIWLSAFFPILINTIEGVRSTDPVLLQTAQTFKIGRTKQIFRIVLPNAAPMILAGAKVGLGLALVLAVLAEMLASSGGLGAQIIDMQRSFKLPEMYAWIIVVSILGIGQTAVFRLFERRYAFWVRSRQ; this is encoded by the coding sequence GTGAAGAAGTTCGATTTTCTCCTCGGGCCGGGCTTCATCCTCGCGCTTCTTGCGGCGCTGGAGCTTGCGTGCCGCAGCGGTCTCATCAGCCCCTTCATGGTGCCTGCTCCAACCGTGGTGCTGGCGGCGCTGGCTCAAATGGTGGCCAACGGGCAGGTGCTTTCGCCGCTTGGCTACACGATCTACCTCCTGCTGAGCGGCTTTGCGCTCGCGGTGGTGTCGGGCATCGGCTTTGGCCTCGCGATGGGCGTCAGCAACCGGCTGTTCTACCTCTTCGAGCCGCTGGTCGAGATGCTCCGGCCCATTCCCAAGCCTGCGCTGCTGCCCCCCTTGATGCTCTTTCTGGGCTTTGGCGCAGAGATGAAGATATTCGTGATCTGGCTTTCGGCCTTCTTCCCGATCCTGATCAACACCATCGAAGGCGTGCGCAGCACCGATCCGGTGCTCCTGCAAACCGCCCAAACCTTCAAGATCGGGCGGACCAAGCAGATCTTTCGCATCGTGCTGCCCAACGCCGCCCCGATGATCCTTGCCGGGGCCAAGGTGGGGCTGGGGCTGGCGCTGGTGCTTGCCGTGCTGGCCGAGATGCTCGCCTCATCCGGCGGGCTCGGCGCCCAGATCATCGACATGCAGCGCTCGTTCAAGCTGCCGGAAATGTACGCGTGGATCATCGTTGTTTCGATCCTTGGTATCGGACAGACGGCCGTCTTCCGCCTGTTCGAAAGGCGCTACGCCTTCTGGGTTCGGTCGCGCCAGTGA
- a CDS encoding 5-carboxymethyl-2-hydroxymuconate Delta-isomerase, producing the protein MPHFVIEHGNALNSPATRQAALQLVGEVGAGCGFIAREDIKLRIYEAVEFLHLDGTGSFLHLTVSMLAGREPEQKIALAIALRDALAERFPEVESISIDLRDMDPTPYKKRLLPARSG; encoded by the coding sequence ATGCCGCATTTCGTCATCGAGCACGGCAACGCGCTGAACAGCCCCGCGACCCGTCAGGCTGCGTTGCAGCTTGTGGGTGAGGTCGGGGCTGGCTGTGGCTTTATCGCGCGCGAGGATATCAAGCTGCGCATCTACGAAGCCGTGGAGTTTTTGCATCTCGACGGCACGGGCAGCTTTTTGCACCTCACGGTGAGCATGCTTGCGGGGCGGGAACCTGAGCAGAAAATCGCACTGGCCATAGCGCTGAGAGACGCCTTGGCCGAGCGATTCCCAGAGGTGGAGAGCATCAGCATAGACCTGCGAGATATGGACCCGACCCCCTACAAAAAACGCCTTCTTCCTGCGCGTTCGGGCTGA
- a CDS encoding Rieske 2Fe-2S domain-containing protein produces MISQQLNDQLTRTGPGTDAGAVMRQYWQPAALSDELAKNRPVVPVKLLGEDLVLFRDSEGELGLIARGCPHRGADLCYGRLEDNGLRCPFHGWHFDRTGQCVEQPGEPETSRMKENIKTTSYPVVEKNGIIFAYMGPGEPPEFPNFDCFRAPESHVFAFKGLWECNWLQAMEVGIDPVHASFLHRFLQDEDPADAYGKQFRDKAADTDIPMTKLLRDYPRPEISVEETDYGMRIVALRHLDNGKTHVRITNQIFPEAISIPMSREMIITQWHVPIDDEHCYWYSMFTSFDKPVDKELMREQRLKEHRLPDYAPLKNKRNNYGYDPEEQSRETYTGMGLDINVHDQWAVESPGPIFDRTKEHLGKTDVAIIKYRRMMRAAIAAMAEGKVDELPMHGSVDPAQVFGPISNDTIGDRENWKEAFTASDAERRAACADWDAKV; encoded by the coding sequence ATGATCAGCCAGCAACTCAACGACCAACTCACCCGCACCGGCCCGGGCACCGATGCCGGGGCAGTGATGCGCCAATACTGGCAGCCCGCCGCGCTGAGCGACGAGTTGGCCAAGAACCGGCCGGTGGTGCCGGTCAAGCTGCTGGGTGAAGACCTTGTGCTGTTTCGTGACAGCGAGGGCGAGCTGGGGCTGATCGCGCGGGGCTGTCCGCACCGCGGCGCCGATCTCTGCTACGGGCGGCTGGAAGACAACGGGCTGCGCTGCCCGTTCCACGGCTGGCACTTCGACCGGACGGGCCAATGCGTCGAGCAGCCCGGCGAGCCGGAGACCTCGCGGATGAAGGAAAACATCAAAACCACCTCCTATCCGGTGGTCGAGAAGAACGGGATCATCTTTGCCTACATGGGGCCGGGAGAGCCGCCGGAGTTTCCGAACTTCGACTGCTTCCGCGCGCCCGAGAGCCACGTCTTTGCCTTCAAGGGGCTGTGGGAGTGCAACTGGCTTCAGGCGATGGAAGTGGGGATCGACCCTGTCCACGCCTCCTTCCTCCACCGCTTCCTCCAAGATGAAGACCCGGCAGACGCCTATGGCAAGCAGTTCCGCGACAAGGCCGCCGATACCGACATCCCGATGACCAAGCTGCTGCGCGACTACCCGCGCCCGGAGATCTCGGTGGAAGAAACCGACTACGGCATGCGCATTGTCGCCCTGCGCCACCTCGACAACGGCAAGACCCACGTGCGGATCACCAACCAGATCTTCCCCGAGGCGATCTCGATCCCGATGAGCCGCGAGATGATCATCACCCAATGGCACGTGCCGATCGACGACGAGCATTGCTACTGGTACTCGATGTTCACCAGCTTCGACAAACCCGTCGACAAGGAGCTGATGCGCGAGCAGCGCCTCAAGGAACACCGCCTGCCGGACTATGCGCCGCTCAAGAACAAGCGCAACAATTACGGCTATGACCCCGAAGAGCAGAGCCGCGAGACCTATACCGGCATGGGGCTCGACATCAACGTCCATGACCAATGGGCGGTGGAAAGCCCCGGCCCGATCTTCGACCGCACCAAGGAGCACCTTGGCAAAACCGACGTGGCGATCATCAAGTATCGCCGCATGATGCGGGCGGCCATTGCCGCGATGGCGGAGGGTAAGGTTGATGAGCTTCCGATGCATGGCTCTGTCGATCCGGCACAGGTGTTCGGTCCGATCTCCAACGACACGATCGGGGATCGCGAGAACTGGAAAGAGGCCTTCACCGCCAGTGACGCCGAGCGCCGCGCGGCCTGTGCCGACTGGGATGCCAAGGTGTGA
- a CDS encoding 2Fe-2S iron-sulfur cluster-binding protein, which produces MSEKITLIFELPDGAQKQVEATVGHSVMQAAVLANVPHVEAECGGSLSCATCHVRAGDLPGGPSDSEDAMLDMTEAERSDDSRLSCQITVSPEMDGHVFQVPQPM; this is translated from the coding sequence ATGTCAGAGAAAATCACACTGATATTCGAGTTGCCCGATGGGGCGCAAAAGCAGGTTGAGGCCACGGTCGGCCATTCGGTCATGCAGGCCGCGGTGCTGGCCAACGTGCCCCATGTCGAGGCCGAATGTGGCGGTTCGCTCTCATGCGCCACCTGCCATGTGCGGGCGGGCGATTTGCCCGGCGGCCCGAGCGACAGCGAAGATGCGATGCTGGACATGACCGAAGCCGAGCGCAGCGACGACAGCCGCCTCTCATGCCAGATCACGGTAAGCCCCGAGATGGATGGCCACGTCTTCCAGGTTCCGCAGCCAATGTAA
- a CDS encoding ABC transporter substrate-binding protein, translating to MTIRNAISAGVLAAATALPVSAQETSDLRITLVPIFDTIPFHAAQAEGYFAEEGLTLDGTPSQGGARGVPAVMSGSVQIVFTNIVSILQAKAQGLPLKIIAPAQQTMAVEPDNAGLMVGAGSGIKTGADLEGKRVAVNTRNNIIWLYARHWIDSNGGDSEKVTFVEVPFPQMPDALLNGQVDAAFVSQPFLGRLMQDDGAEVLGWPYGFEGKRTATSFYAVTEQFAAENPETIAGFTRALEKGIEWTNANYDTPAAIEVVTGFTKMDPQVIDTIMDVPWEYSPEINRGSVETTMSLLVKYGLIDAPIDLDEAIYSAPSN from the coding sequence ATGACAATCAGAAATGCCATTAGCGCTGGCGTCCTGGCCGCAGCGACCGCCCTTCCTGTGTCTGCTCAGGAAACGTCGGACCTTCGGATCACCCTCGTGCCGATCTTCGATACCATCCCCTTCCACGCCGCTCAGGCCGAGGGCTATTTCGCCGAAGAGGGGCTGACGCTGGATGGCACGCCATCGCAGGGCGGCGCGCGCGGTGTGCCTGCCGTGATGTCGGGCTCGGTGCAGATCGTCTTTACCAACATCGTGTCGATCCTTCAGGCCAAGGCACAGGGTCTGCCGCTCAAGATCATCGCCCCCGCGCAGCAAACCATGGCGGTGGAGCCTGACAATGCGGGCCTGATGGTGGGCGCAGGCTCTGGCATCAAGACCGGGGCCGATCTGGAAGGCAAGCGCGTTGCCGTGAACACCCGCAACAACATCATCTGGCTCTACGCCCGCCACTGGATCGATTCCAACGGCGGCGACTCCGAGAAGGTGACCTTTGTCGAGGTGCCCTTCCCGCAGATGCCCGATGCGCTCCTGAACGGGCAGGTCGATGCAGCCTTTGTCAGCCAGCCTTTCCTTGGCCGCCTGATGCAGGACGATGGCGCCGAGGTGCTGGGCTGGCCCTACGGGTTTGAGGGCAAGCGCACCGCAACCTCCTTCTACGCCGTGACCGAGCAGTTCGCCGCCGAGAACCCCGAAACCATCGCCGGCTTCACCCGGGCGCTTGAGAAGGGGATCGAGTGGACCAATGCCAACTACGACACGCCCGCGGCCATCGAGGTTGTCACCGGCTTCACCAAGATGGACCCGCAGGTGATCGACACGATCATGGATGTGCCGTGGGAATACAGCCCCGAGATCAACCGTGGCTCGGTGGAAACCACCATGAGCCTGCTGGTGAAATACGGCCTGATCGACGCCCCAATTGACCTTGACGAGGCCATCTACTCGGCACCGTCCAACTGA
- a CDS encoding ABC transporter permease, whose amino-acid sequence MKNLGHRIWGYLLVAALLVLWEVSARLIVPGSTTWPPFTTVLSSLVTGLLGGELLYVVGSSLFRMGSGFVIGSTLGVVLGLAMGLSTPLRQMLGSLVEIMRPIPAAAIIPPLIFILGIDDALKVFVVSLAVFFPVVINTLSGTLNVETTYLDVARTFGVNRLRTVRRVVLPAVMPYVFAGMRTSLAIALITTVVAEMIAGSGGIGYYIINMQYAMRPGDMYAAVIVLSLLGYTLNQLFRLWERNTLAWSRK is encoded by the coding sequence ATGAAGAATCTCGGACACAGGATTTGGGGCTACCTGCTCGTCGCAGCTCTCCTCGTGCTGTGGGAAGTCTCCGCGCGCCTCATCGTTCCGGGCAGCACGACATGGCCACCGTTCACCACCGTCCTGTCGAGCCTTGTCACCGGCCTCCTTGGCGGCGAGTTGCTCTATGTTGTCGGCTCCAGCCTGTTCCGGATGGGGAGTGGCTTTGTCATCGGCAGCACGCTCGGCGTTGTGCTCGGCCTCGCCATGGGCCTCTCCACGCCGCTGCGCCAGATGCTGGGCAGCCTTGTCGAGATCATGCGCCCGATTCCGGCTGCCGCGATCATTCCGCCGCTGATCTTCATCCTCGGCATTGATGATGCGCTGAAGGTTTTTGTCGTCAGCCTCGCGGTGTTCTTTCCGGTCGTCATCAACACCCTGTCGGGCACGCTGAACGTGGAAACCACCTACCTCGACGTTGCCCGAACCTTTGGCGTCAACCGGTTGCGCACGGTGCGGCGCGTGGTGCTGCCCGCGGTGATGCCCTACGTCTTTGCCGGCATGCGCACGAGCCTCGCCATTGCGCTCATCACCACCGTCGTGGCCGAGATGATCGCGGGCTCGGGGGGCATCGGCTATTACATCATCAATATGCAATACGCGATGCGCCCGGGCGATATGTACGCCGCCGTCATCGTGCTCTCTCTTCTTGGATACACGCTCAACCAGCTGTTCCGCCTTTGGGAACGCAACACGCTTGCCTGGTCGAGAAAATGA
- a CDS encoding glutamine synthetase family protein → MKDRLDKIANGRLAQEGLLSPEAVQAASELVERLSGGETETVRVLFADQNGILRGKTVVASALESVFCSGLAAPSTLILKDTSNRTAFPIWAENNGIEGELAGGRDLLMVPDPATFRVLPWSPHSAWIFCDPYFKSGAPIAFSPRGILKVAMDRLAKHGLAMQAGLEVEFHVFELLDDKMAHSDATMPATAVTTRNLSRGYQFLSGADYDRLEPVMDDLRRNCQALGLPVRSTEVEMGPSQFEFTFDPADPLTHADNMMMFRAMVKESCARKGLHATFMCKPAVANSAASGWHLHQSLVDTATGENLMIPPAEAELSDTASAWIAGLLEHAAQTCLLTTPTVNGYKRYRPHQLAPDRIQWGRDNRGAMIRAMMAPGDPASRVENRVAETTANPYYYFASQILCGLDGIERGLRAPEPVETPYDSDAPALPNSLLSAIQHFEASDFYRAALGDTFVDYIATLRRSEWERYHLTVSEWEQAEYFGLF, encoded by the coding sequence ATGAAGGACAGGTTGGACAAGATCGCCAATGGCCGCCTCGCGCAGGAAGGGCTTTTGAGCCCGGAGGCGGTTCAAGCGGCATCCGAGCTGGTCGAGCGCCTCTCCGGCGGCGAGACCGAAACCGTTCGCGTGCTCTTTGCCGATCAAAACGGCATCCTGCGCGGCAAAACCGTGGTGGCCTCGGCGCTTGAGAGCGTCTTCTGCTCCGGCCTCGCCGCGCCAAGCACCCTGATCCTGAAAGACACCTCCAACCGCACTGCCTTTCCGATCTGGGCCGAGAACAACGGGATCGAAGGGGAGCTGGCAGGGGGGCGTGACCTGCTGATGGTGCCAGACCCGGCAACCTTTCGTGTTCTGCCGTGGTCGCCGCATTCGGCATGGATCTTCTGCGACCCCTACTTCAAATCGGGCGCGCCAATCGCCTTCTCGCCGCGCGGTATCCTGAAGGTGGCTATGGATCGCCTCGCCAAGCACGGCCTTGCCATGCAGGCCGGGCTGGAGGTGGAATTTCACGTCTTCGAGCTGCTCGACGACAAGATGGCGCACAGCGATGCCACCATGCCCGCCACGGCTGTCACCACCCGCAACCTCTCCCGCGGCTATCAGTTTCTGAGCGGCGCGGATTATGACCGGCTGGAGCCGGTGATGGATGACCTGCGCCGCAACTGTCAGGCCTTGGGCCTGCCGGTGCGCTCGACCGAGGTAGAGATGGGGCCAAGCCAGTTCGAGTTCACCTTCGATCCGGCAGACCCGCTCACCCATGCCGACAACATGATGATGTTTCGTGCGATGGTGAAGGAAAGCTGCGCGCGCAAAGGCCTGCATGCGACCTTCATGTGTAAACCCGCCGTGGCCAATTCCGCCGCGAGTGGCTGGCACCTGCACCAGTCACTTGTCGACACCGCAACCGGCGAAAACCTGATGATCCCGCCCGCCGAGGCGGAGCTGAGCGACACCGCCAGCGCCTGGATCGCTGGCCTGCTGGAGCATGCCGCCCAAACCTGCCTGCTGACCACGCCCACGGTGAACGGCTACAAGCGCTACCGCCCGCACCAGCTTGCCCCCGACCGCATCCAGTGGGGGCGCGACAACAGGGGGGCGATGATCCGCGCCATGATGGCCCCGGGCGATCCGGCCTCGCGGGTCGAGAACCGCGTCGCCGAGACAACGGCCAACCCCTATTACTACTTTGCCAGCCAGATCCTCTGCGGGCTGGATGGGATAGAGCGCGGGTTGCGCGCGCCCGAACCGGTGGAAACCCCCTACGACAGCGACGCCCCCGCTTTGCCGAACAGCCTGCTGAGCGCGATCCAGCACTTCGAGGCCTCGGATTTCTATCGCGCCGCGCTCGGCGATACCTTCGTGGATTACATCGCAACGCTGCGCCGCTCGGAGTGGGAACGCTATCACCTGACCGTTTCCGAGTGGGAGCAGGCCGAGTATTTCGGGCTGTTCTGA
- a CDS encoding ABC transporter ATP-binding protein → MISDTPKTGQTVGGAAMLSARGVSKTYGVREDVPAIGSVDLEVRRGEFLSIVGPSGCGKSTLLKILAGLLPASAGEVTLNGHAVDGPPDELVYLFQQYSKSLLPWLTVGENVAFGFEHRIKMSAADKRALCIDYLAKVGLENVADKHPAELSGGMQQRVAIARALAAQPEILLLDEPFSSVDALTRLELHDLILDLWAESELTIVLVTHDVEEAVYLSDRIAVLSKRPSTVADLIETELPRPRDPVKTQASERFQDLRAQLLGQLLDGREFHR, encoded by the coding sequence ATGATCAGCGATACCCCAAAAACAGGCCAGACCGTCGGTGGCGCGGCCATGCTCTCGGCGCGGGGCGTGAGCAAGACCTACGGCGTGAGAGAGGATGTTCCGGCCATCGGCTCGGTGGACCTAGAGGTGCGGCGCGGCGAGTTTCTTTCCATCGTCGGCCCCTCGGGGTGCGGCAAGTCGACCTTGCTCAAAATCCTGGCTGGCCTGCTGCCGGCCAGTGCGGGGGAGGTCACGCTCAATGGCCACGCTGTAGACGGCCCGCCCGACGAGCTTGTCTATCTCTTTCAGCAGTATTCAAAGTCGCTCCTGCCGTGGCTGACGGTTGGCGAAAATGTCGCCTTCGGCTTCGAACACCGGATCAAGATGTCTGCGGCGGACAAGCGGGCACTCTGCATCGACTATCTTGCCAAGGTCGGCCTTGAGAACGTGGCCGACAAGCATCCGGCAGAGCTTTCGGGCGGGATGCAGCAGCGTGTGGCCATCGCGCGTGCCTTGGCTGCCCAGCCCGAAATCCTGCTGCTGGATGAGCCGTTTTCTTCGGTGGATGCGCTCACCCGGCTTGAGCTGCATGACCTCATCCTTGACCTCTGGGCCGAAAGCGAGCTGACCATCGTGCTCGTCACCCATGACGTTGAAGAGGCGGTTTATCTCTCCGACAGGATCGCCGTGCTCAGCAAGCGCCCCTCCACCGTGGCGGACCTGATCGAAACCGAGCTGCCGCGCCCGCGCGACCCGGTGAAAACCCAAGCCTCCGAGCGGTTTCAGGATCTGCGGGCGCAGCTCCTCGGGCAGCTGCTCGACGGGCGGGAGTTTCACCGGTGA